The proteins below are encoded in one region of Streptomyces sp. NBC_00490:
- the cyc2 gene encoding germacradienol/geosmin synthase Cyc2 — MTQPFELPHFYMPYPARLNPHLDEARAHSSRWARDMGMLEGSGVWEQSDLDAHDYGLLCAYTHPDCDGPALSLITDWYVWVFFFDDHFLEIFKRTQDRAGGKAYLDRLPLFMPMDLATPMPEPQNPVEAGLADLWTRTVPAMSADWRRRFAVATEHLLNESLWELSNINEGRIANPVEYIEMRRKVGGAPWSAGLVEFASAEVPVAVAGSRPLRVLMETFSDAVHLRNDLFSYQREVEDEGENSNGVLVLETFFGCTTQQAADTVNDILTSRLHQFEHTALTEVPALALEKGLAPGDVAAIAAYTKGLQDWQSGGHEWHLRSSRYMNEGATSTSPWHGLTGPGTSAADIGALLASAGAERLRAYTHVPYQKVGPSRLPDFFMPFEVELSPHLSAARPRLIEWTQRMGMLQEGVWDEDRLAAADLPLCSAGLDPDATPEALDLSAQWLAWGTYGDDYYPLVFGHRRDLAAARLITQRLSDCMPVAGEQVPVPLNGMERGLIDLWPRTTAGMTPDQRRSFKDSVNVMTESWVWELSNQLQNRIPDPVDYLEMRRATFGSDLTISLCRMGHGPAVPPEVYRSGPVRSLENAAIDYGMLINDVFSYQKEIEYEGEVHNAILVVQNFFGVDYPTALDVVHDLMTQRMRQFQHVAAHELPIVYDDFGLSDEARAIMRDYVTDLQNWMAGILHWHRTVDRYKAGYLSRRSHGFLPDRPPALTLPRVG, encoded by the coding sequence ATGACGCAGCCCTTCGAACTCCCGCACTTCTACATGCCGTATCCCGCCCGGCTGAACCCGCACCTCGACGAGGCACGCGCCCACTCGAGCCGGTGGGCACGCGACATGGGCATGCTGGAGGGATCCGGGGTCTGGGAGCAGTCCGACCTCGACGCCCATGACTACGGTCTGCTCTGCGCCTACACCCACCCCGACTGCGACGGCCCCGCCCTGTCGCTGATCACCGACTGGTACGTGTGGGTCTTCTTCTTCGACGACCACTTCCTGGAGATCTTCAAACGCACCCAGGACCGCGCCGGCGGCAAGGCCTACCTCGACCGGCTGCCGCTGTTCATGCCGATGGACCTCGCCACGCCGATGCCCGAGCCGCAGAACCCCGTCGAGGCGGGCCTCGCCGACCTGTGGACGCGGACCGTGCCCGCCATGTCGGCGGACTGGCGCCGCCGCTTCGCCGTCGCCACCGAGCATCTCCTGAACGAGTCCCTGTGGGAACTGTCCAACATCAACGAAGGGCGTATCGCCAACCCCGTCGAGTACATCGAGATGCGCCGCAAGGTGGGCGGCGCCCCCTGGTCGGCGGGGCTCGTCGAGTTCGCGAGCGCCGAAGTGCCCGTGGCCGTCGCGGGGTCCAGGCCGCTGAGGGTCCTGATGGAGACGTTCTCCGACGCCGTCCATCTGCGCAACGACCTCTTCTCCTACCAGCGTGAGGTCGAGGACGAAGGCGAGAACAGCAACGGCGTGCTGGTCCTGGAGACCTTCTTCGGCTGCACCACCCAGCAGGCCGCCGACACCGTCAACGACATCCTCACCTCCCGGCTCCACCAGTTCGAGCACACCGCCCTCACCGAGGTACCGGCGCTCGCCCTGGAGAAGGGTCTCGCCCCGGGGGACGTCGCCGCGATCGCCGCCTACACCAAGGGACTTCAGGACTGGCAGTCCGGCGGCCACGAGTGGCACCTGCGCTCCAGTCGCTACATGAACGAGGGCGCCACCTCCACCTCGCCCTGGCACGGTCTCACCGGCCCCGGCACCTCCGCCGCCGACATCGGCGCCCTGCTCGCCTCGGCCGGTGCGGAACGGCTGCGCGCGTACACGCATGTCCCGTACCAGAAGGTCGGCCCTTCCCGGCTCCCCGACTTCTTCATGCCCTTCGAGGTCGAGCTCAGCCCGCATCTGTCCGCCGCCCGCCCCCGGCTCATCGAGTGGACGCAGCGGATGGGCATGCTCCAGGAGGGCGTCTGGGACGAGGACAGGCTGGCCGCGGCCGATCTGCCGCTGTGCTCGGCGGGACTCGACCCGGACGCGACACCCGAGGCCCTCGACCTCAGCGCGCAGTGGCTCGCCTGGGGGACGTACGGCGACGACTACTACCCGCTGGTCTTCGGCCACCGCCGCGACCTCGCCGCCGCCCGGCTGATCACCCAGCGTCTGTCGGACTGCATGCCGGTGGCGGGCGAGCAGGTCCCGGTGCCCCTGAACGGCATGGAGCGCGGCCTGATCGACCTGTGGCCGCGCACGACGGCGGGGATGACGCCGGACCAGCGCCGCTCCTTCAAGGACTCCGTGAACGTGATGACCGAGAGCTGGGTCTGGGAGCTTTCCAACCAGCTCCAGAACCGGATCCCCGACCCGGTCGACTACCTGGAGATGCGCCGCGCCACCTTCGGCTCCGACCTCACGATCAGCCTGTGCCGGATGGGCCACGGCCCCGCCGTCCCGCCGGAGGTCTACCGCAGCGGCCCGGTCCGCTCGCTGGAGAACGCGGCCATCGACTACGGCATGCTCATCAACGACGTCTTCTCGTACCAGAAGGAGATCGAGTACGAGGGCGAGGTCCACAACGCGATCCTCGTCGTGCAGAACTTCTTCGGCGTCGACTACCCGACCGCGCTCGACGTCGTCCACGACCTGATGACCCAGCGCATGCGGCAGTTCCAGCATGTCGCCGCGCATGAACTGCCCATCGTGTACGACGACTTCGGCCTCTCGGACGAGGCGCGCGCGATCATGCGGGACTACGTCACCGACCTCCAGAACTGGATGGCGGGAATCCTGCACTGGCACCGCACCGTCGACCGCTACAAGGCCGGATATCTGTCCCGCCGGTCCCACGGCTTCCTGCCGGACCGGCCGCCGGCCCTGACACTGCCGCGCGTCGGCTGA
- a CDS encoding ABC transporter permease: protein MVLWEVVARGHGSVYFPPPGRIVRHAHELWFSGPVRHGFLSEAAVADILPSLGRMGAGFGLAAVAGIALGVAVGRSRSAYALCNPVLQFARAVPPPALVPVFVVVLDFGTPMQIASIAFSAVWPVLINTAEGARNTDPLRLDVAAVLRLNPVERLCLLILPSALPRIFAGLRLSLSLSLILMVFSELLPGTANGIGFTLTDAQTRSDLLTVWAALVLLGALGYLLNTGLLAVEKRLVGSGRATG from the coding sequence GTGGTCCTCTGGGAGGTGGTTGCCCGGGGGCACGGCAGCGTGTACTTCCCGCCCCCCGGCCGCATCGTGCGCCACGCTCACGAGCTGTGGTTCTCCGGGCCCGTCCGGCATGGGTTCCTCTCCGAGGCCGCCGTCGCCGACATCCTGCCCAGCCTCGGCCGGATGGGTGCCGGGTTCGGGCTCGCCGCCGTCGCCGGGATCGCGCTCGGCGTCGCGGTCGGCCGCTCGCGGTCGGCGTACGCCCTGTGCAACCCGGTCCTGCAGTTCGCACGCGCCGTCCCGCCGCCCGCGCTGGTCCCGGTCTTCGTCGTGGTCCTCGACTTCGGTACGCCGATGCAGATCGCGTCGATCGCCTTCAGCGCCGTCTGGCCGGTCCTCATCAACACCGCCGAAGGCGCCCGCAACACCGACCCGCTGCGCCTCGACGTCGCCGCCGTGCTCCGTCTGAACCCGGTCGAACGGCTCTGCCTCCTGATCCTCCCCTCCGCGCTGCCCCGCATCTTCGCGGGTCTGAGACTGAGCCTCTCGCTCTCCCTCATCCTCATGGTCTTCTCGGAACTCCTCCCGGGCACCGCCAACGGCATCGGCTTCACCCTCACCGACGCCCAGACCCGCTCCGACCTGCTCACCGTGTGGGCGGCCCTGGTCCTGCTCGGCGCCCTCGGCTATCTGCTCAACACCGGCCTGCTGGCAGTCGAGAAGCGTCTGGTCGGCAGCGGCAGGGCCACCGGATGA
- a CDS encoding ABC transporter ATP-binding protein: MLRLDAVGQYYGDHPVLTDLTLTVPDGQLLCVVGPSGCGKSTLLRTVAGLLPAREGEITVDGTPVTGVPDRLAVVFQDYGRSLYPWLTVRDNVALPLRRRGLGRAERRAEAERILERVGLDGTAGRHPWQLSGGMQQRVAIARALVCRPSLLLMDEPFGSLDAQTREDLEDLLLEVHRTEGTTIVFVTHDIDESVYVGDRVVVLSPGPGSHVVLDLPVELPGKREQIGTRGLPEFVALRAEVGRAVRGTWPPTSRGEDRAER, encoded by the coding sequence ATGCTCCGCCTCGACGCGGTCGGCCAGTACTACGGCGACCATCCGGTCCTCACCGACCTCACCCTCACCGTCCCCGACGGCCAACTCCTGTGCGTGGTCGGCCCCTCCGGCTGCGGCAAGTCCACCCTGCTGCGCACCGTCGCCGGACTGCTGCCCGCCCGCGAGGGCGAGATCACCGTCGACGGCACCCCCGTCACCGGCGTACCCGACCGGCTCGCGGTCGTCTTCCAGGACTACGGCCGCTCCCTCTACCCCTGGCTCACCGTCCGCGACAACGTCGCCCTCCCACTGCGCCGCCGCGGCCTCGGCCGGGCCGAGCGACGCGCCGAGGCCGAGCGCATCCTGGAACGCGTCGGTCTCGACGGCACCGCCGGACGCCACCCCTGGCAGCTCTCCGGGGGCATGCAACAGCGCGTCGCCATCGCCCGCGCCCTGGTCTGCCGCCCCTCGCTGCTGCTCATGGACGAACCCTTCGGCTCCCTGGACGCCCAGACCCGCGAGGACCTGGAGGACCTCCTCCTGGAAGTGCACCGCACCGAGGGCACGACCATCGTGTTCGTCACCCACGACATCGACGAGAGCGTCTACGTCGGCGACCGCGTCGTCGTCCTGTCCCCGGGCCCCGGCTCCCACGTCGTCCTCGACCTGCCCGTCGAACTGCCGGGCAAGCGGGAGCAGATCGGGACCCGGGGACTCCCGGAGTTCGTGGCGCTCAGAGCGGAGGTGGGGCGGGCGGTACGGGGCACCTGGCCCCCGACCAGCCGGGGCGAAGACCGCGCGGAGAGATGA
- a CDS encoding ABC transporter substrate-binding protein: protein MASRPSCSGRGKAAAAAIALALALTACGDDNDSTSSDGDRRTVTVAALPLVDSAMLYIARDRGLFEKEGLDVRVQQIQQSLQALPALSKGQIDMVASANYVTYFQAHDKGTLDIRIVAEAIRAAPKMMDVLVPKDSDIKSVADLTGRKLAVNVLNNVQSLTFNEILAEQGAPGEPVYRQIPFPQMGAALDKGQVDAVHAVEPYDSAIQDELGARVLVDGASAPVQSIPLSGYLTTEKYASENADALAAFQRALKAAVKIAEADPGAVREVLPTYTKVTEKQADSIDLPVFPATMDAAQIARLTQLMKKQGMLSKPIDPATLLVR from the coding sequence ATGGCGTCACGTCCATCGTGTTCGGGAAGAGGAAAGGCGGCGGCCGCCGCGATCGCCCTCGCGCTCGCACTCACGGCCTGCGGCGACGACAACGACTCCACGTCCTCGGACGGTGACCGGCGGACGGTCACCGTGGCCGCGCTGCCCCTGGTCGACTCGGCCATGCTCTACATCGCGCGGGACCGGGGCCTGTTCGAGAAGGAGGGCCTGGACGTCCGCGTCCAGCAGATCCAGCAGAGCCTCCAAGCGCTGCCGGCCCTGTCCAAGGGGCAGATCGACATGGTCGCGAGCGCGAACTACGTCACCTACTTCCAGGCCCACGACAAGGGCACTCTCGACATCCGCATCGTCGCCGAGGCGATCAGGGCCGCGCCGAAGATGATGGACGTGCTGGTGCCGAAGGACTCCGACATCAAGTCCGTCGCCGACCTCACGGGCCGCAAGCTCGCCGTCAACGTTCTCAATAACGTCCAGTCGCTGACGTTCAACGAGATCCTCGCGGAACAGGGCGCCCCCGGTGAGCCCGTCTACCGGCAGATCCCCTTCCCGCAGATGGGCGCGGCCCTGGACAAGGGGCAGGTCGACGCCGTGCACGCCGTCGAGCCCTACGACAGCGCCATCCAGGACGAGTTGGGAGCCAGGGTGCTCGTGGACGGGGCGTCCGCGCCCGTCCAGTCCATCCCGCTCAGCGGATACCTCACCACCGAGAAGTACGCCTCCGAGAACGCCGATGCGCTGGCCGCGTTCCAGCGGGCCCTCAAGGCGGCCGTGAAGATCGCCGAGGCGGACCCCGGGGCCGTGCGCGAGGTGCTGCCGACCTACACCAAGGTGACGGAGAAGCAGGCGGACTCCATCGACCTGCCGGTCTTCCCGGCGACCATGGACGCGGCGCAGATCGCCCGGCTCACCCAGCTCATGAAGAAACAGGGGATGTTGAGCAAGCCGATCGATCCGGCGACGTTGCTGGTGCGGTGA
- a CDS encoding Tat pathway signal sequence domain protein: MRTRTLLTLTAALAAFTLPAISPASAADNVLTTGSAGGDAVAEGTALTAPLASGTTATLYSSATGTTGITCTTSQFTATVDSNPAAPGTASESLTGHTFSNCTSNNVGVLGVTSVTVNNLAYTTTVASDGTVTVAPGSAGAIQTTVVLRTLLGSVTCVYQATNGSLTGAASNTDNSIQFANQQFTRTSGSSLCPSSGFWTAKYAPVATSDGAAVFVN; encoded by the coding sequence ATGCGTACGCGAACCCTGCTCACCCTCACCGCCGCCCTCGCCGCCTTCACCCTCCCGGCGATCTCCCCGGCATCGGCCGCCGACAACGTCCTCACCACCGGATCCGCGGGCGGCGACGCCGTCGCCGAGGGCACCGCGCTCACCGCACCCCTGGCGAGCGGCACCACGGCCACGCTCTACTCCAGCGCGACCGGCACCACGGGCATCACCTGCACCACCTCGCAGTTCACCGCGACGGTCGACAGCAACCCGGCCGCTCCCGGTACGGCCTCCGAGTCGCTCACCGGTCACACCTTCAGCAACTGCACCTCGAACAACGTGGGTGTGCTCGGCGTCACCAGCGTCACGGTCAACAACCTGGCGTACACCACCACCGTGGCCTCCGACGGCACCGTCACCGTGGCTCCGGGGAGTGCCGGGGCCATCCAGACCACCGTCGTGCTCCGGACCCTGCTGGGCAGCGTCACCTGTGTCTACCAGGCGACGAACGGCAGCCTGACCGGCGCGGCCTCCAACACCGACAACAGCATCCAGTTCGCCAACCAGCAGTTCACCAGGACCTCCGGCTCCTCGCTCTGCCCGAGCAGCGGTTTCTGGACCGCGAAGTACGCCCCGGTCGCCACCTCCGACGGCGCGGCGGTCTTCGTCAACTGA
- a CDS encoding ScbR family autoregulator-binding transcription factor yields the protein MARQLRAEQTRAAIIAAAAELFDRRGYESTSLSDIVDHAQVTKGALYFHFAAKQDLAHAIMEIQYRNLNRLSEEMDSRGCTALEALIRSTFGMARLSLEGPLPSAGLRLATGGPDLPPELPHPFTQCLGIATRRLHDAVNESDLHADIDVDAAAHSLVASLVGTRVVGHSLEPVTRHPRRLAGLWHILIRGMVPVPRRARYLSLVTHLERELRTA from the coding sequence ATGGCCAGGCAGTTACGAGCCGAACAGACTCGCGCGGCGATCATCGCCGCCGCCGCGGAACTGTTCGACCGGCGCGGATATGAGTCGACGAGCCTCAGCGACATCGTCGATCACGCCCAAGTCACGAAGGGCGCCCTCTACTTCCACTTCGCGGCGAAACAGGACCTCGCTCACGCCATCATGGAGATCCAGTACAGGAATCTGAACCGGCTCTCGGAGGAGATGGACAGCCGCGGCTGTACCGCGCTCGAGGCCCTGATCCGCTCCACGTTCGGCATGGCACGGCTGTCCCTGGAGGGGCCGCTGCCGAGCGCGGGCCTGCGGCTCGCCACCGGCGGACCGGACCTGCCGCCCGAACTTCCGCACCCCTTCACCCAGTGCCTGGGCATCGCCACGCGCAGACTCCACGACGCGGTCAACGAGTCCGACCTGCATGCCGACATCGATGTCGACGCCGCCGCGCACTCCCTCGTCGCGTCCCTGGTCGGCACACGGGTCGTGGGCCACTCCCTCGAACCCGTCACCCGCCACCCCCGCCGACTGGCCGGGCTGTGGCACATCCTGATCCGCGGCATGGTGCCGGTGCCCCGCCGCGCCCGCTATCTGAGCCTGGTCACCCACCTGGAGCGGGAGCTCAGAACCGCGTGA
- a CDS encoding ABC transporter permease, translating into MKRAGRLREWWLGALGVLLAFGVCEAVSRAGIVRRSYFPPASEVLVRAVELAGDSVFLAGVGATLRAWALGLGLACAIAVPLGLLFGSVPVVDAAVRAIVEFLRPLPSVALIPLVSLLLGSGTETKVALVTYACVWPILFNTVYGLGETDPLAKDTLRAFGFGRLSVLLRVQLPGTAPFIAAGIRISAAVALILAVATEILAGFGEGLGIYIAQAGLATDGTRDVLAGVVWAGTLGLVINGALVWAERKLFPWTPAHRGTG; encoded by the coding sequence GTGAAGCGGGCGGGACGGCTGCGGGAGTGGTGGCTGGGCGCCCTCGGCGTACTGCTCGCCTTCGGCGTGTGCGAGGCGGTGAGCCGGGCCGGGATCGTGCGGCGCAGCTACTTCCCGCCCGCCTCCGAAGTCCTCGTACGGGCCGTGGAGTTGGCGGGCGACAGCGTGTTCCTGGCCGGAGTCGGCGCCACTCTGCGCGCCTGGGCGCTCGGCCTCGGACTGGCCTGCGCCATCGCCGTCCCGCTAGGCCTCCTCTTCGGCAGCGTGCCGGTCGTCGACGCCGCCGTACGCGCGATCGTGGAGTTCCTGCGGCCGCTGCCGTCCGTTGCGCTGATCCCGCTGGTCTCCCTGCTGCTCGGCTCGGGCACCGAGACCAAGGTCGCGCTCGTCACCTACGCCTGCGTGTGGCCGATCCTCTTCAACACCGTCTACGGCCTCGGCGAGACCGACCCCCTCGCCAAGGACACCCTGCGGGCCTTCGGCTTCGGCCGGCTGTCGGTACTCCTGCGCGTCCAACTCCCCGGCACGGCCCCCTTCATCGCCGCCGGCATCCGCATCTCGGCCGCCGTCGCCCTCATCCTCGCCGTCGCCACGGAGATCCTCGCCGGGTTCGGCGAGGGCCTCGGCATCTACATCGCCCAGGCAGGCCTCGCCACGGACGGCACCCGCGACGTCCTCGCAGGCGTGGTCTGGGCCGGGACACTCGGCCTCGTCATCAACGGGGCGCTGGTCTGGGCGGAGCGAAAACTGTTCCCGTGGACACCGGCACACCGGGGGACGGGGTGA
- a CDS encoding S8 family peptidase: MRTSPSLRRKLVSVAAVSAALFSAAGTTVAVAQESAPQAAAVPTAQTEAAPGIAAERLIVGYKSGATEAKSNKAAEADAAAKGKEAGEDVDFQRRLGTGAALVDLGTDLTRTDVADVVAEYKADPQVAYVVPDRLNTPQADPNDTEYAKQWDLFESTAGMNVPGAWNTTTGSGVTVAVIDTGYVAHTDLAANIVAGYDFIADTAVSVDGNGRDSNPADPGDYYAANECGSGIPASGSSWHGTHVAGTIAAVTNNSKGVAGIAYGAKISPVRVLGKCGGYDSDIIDAITWASGGTVSGVPANTNVAKVINMSLGGDGACTSATQSAITAAVNRGTVVAVAAGNDNDNVANHSPGNCNNVISVAATSRTGAKASYSNYGSLVDISAPGGQTSTGTANGILSTLNSGATTASTESYAYYQGTSMATPHIAGLAALLKSANSSLTPAQIETAIKNNARALPGACSGGCGAGLADAAKTVAAVSGGTSTGTTFSNTTAASIPDNGSAIESSIAVTGRTGNAPSALQVAVDITHTYRGDLVVSLVAPDGTVYTLKAASSSDSADNVNTTYTVNASSETANGTWKLRVQDTAAQDTGTLNSWKLTF; encoded by the coding sequence TTGCGTACCTCCCCCTCCCTGCGACGGAAGCTGGTCTCCGTCGCCGCGGTCTCCGCCGCGCTGTTCTCGGCGGCCGGTACCACCGTCGCCGTGGCCCAGGAGTCCGCCCCGCAGGCCGCCGCCGTCCCCACCGCGCAGACCGAGGCCGCCCCCGGCATCGCGGCCGAGCGCCTCATCGTCGGGTACAAGTCCGGTGCCACCGAGGCCAAGTCGAACAAGGCCGCCGAGGCCGACGCCGCCGCCAAGGGCAAGGAGGCCGGCGAGGACGTCGACTTCCAGCGCCGCCTCGGCACCGGTGCCGCCCTCGTCGACCTGGGCACGGACCTGACCCGCACCGATGTCGCCGACGTGGTCGCCGAGTACAAGGCCGACCCGCAGGTCGCCTACGTCGTACCGGACCGCCTGAACACGCCGCAGGCCGACCCGAACGACACCGAGTACGCCAAGCAGTGGGACCTCTTCGAGTCCACGGCCGGCATGAACGTCCCCGGCGCCTGGAACACCACCACCGGCTCCGGCGTCACCGTCGCCGTCATCGACACCGGCTACGTCGCCCACACCGACCTCGCCGCGAACATCGTCGCCGGTTACGACTTCATCGCCGACACAGCGGTCTCCGTCGACGGCAACGGCCGCGACAGCAACCCGGCCGACCCCGGTGACTACTACGCGGCCAACGAGTGCGGCTCCGGCATCCCGGCGTCCGGCTCCTCCTGGCACGGCACGCACGTGGCCGGGACCATCGCCGCCGTCACCAACAACAGCAAGGGCGTCGCGGGCATCGCCTACGGCGCGAAGATCTCCCCGGTCCGCGTCCTCGGCAAGTGCGGCGGCTACGACTCCGACATCATCGACGCCATCACCTGGGCGTCCGGCGGCACCGTCTCCGGCGTGCCCGCCAACACCAATGTCGCCAAGGTCATCAACATGAGCCTGGGCGGCGACGGTGCCTGCACCAGCGCGACCCAGAGCGCCATCACCGCCGCCGTGAACCGCGGCACCGTCGTCGCCGTCGCCGCGGGCAACGACAACGACAACGTGGCCAACCACTCGCCGGGCAACTGCAACAACGTCATATCGGTCGCCGCGACCAGCCGCACCGGCGCCAAGGCGTCGTACTCCAACTACGGTTCCCTGGTCGACATCTCGGCGCCCGGTGGCCAGACCAGCACCGGCACCGCCAACGGCATCCTGTCGACGCTGAACTCCGGCGCCACGACGGCGTCCACGGAGAGCTACGCCTACTACCAGGGCACCAGCATGGCCACCCCGCACATCGCGGGCCTCGCCGCGCTGCTGAAGTCGGCCAACTCCTCGCTGACCCCGGCCCAGATCGAGACCGCCATCAAGAACAACGCCCGTGCCCTGCCGGGCGCCTGCTCGGGCGGCTGCGGCGCGGGTCTCGCGGACGCGGCGAAGACGGTCGCGGCCGTGAGCGGCGGTACGAGCACGGGGACGACGTTCTCCAACACCACCGCCGCGTCCATCCCGGACAACGGCTCGGCGATCGAGTCCTCCATCGCGGTCACCGGCCGCACCGGCAACGCCCCCTCGGCCCTCCAGGTCGCCGTGGACATCACCCACACCTACCGCGGTGACCTGGTGGTCAGCCTTGTCGCCCCGGACGGCACGGTGTACACCCTGAAGGCCGCGAGCTCCTCGGACTCCGCGGACAACGTCAACACCACCTACACCGTGAACGCCTCGAGCGAGACGGCCAACGGCACCTGGAAGCTCCGCGTCCAGGACACCGCCGCGCAGGACACGGGCACGCTCAACAGCTGGAAGCTGACCTTCTGA
- a CDS encoding lytic polysaccharide monooxygenase auxiliary activity family 9 protein yields the protein MPRMTAYRTALAATAAAPLLLTVWAAGPAQAHGAPTDPVSRAYACSPEGGERAGTAACRAAVAANGSSFAAWDNLRIANVNGRDRQTVPDGELCSGGLPAYKGLDLTRTDWPSTRLTPGASMTMTYASTIPHTGTFKMFLTKPGYDPSKPLTWSDLPSQPFAEVKDPALTGGAYRLPAKLPADRTGRHVLYTIWQNSSTPDTYYSCSDVVFPAAAKDNAEEKKTKEPGTPSPSPSVGAGAKTSASTSPSARPRTATPAPTPSQASPDTTPVASTPTADSGPSAPLVAGGAAAVLVITGGAALALRLRRR from the coding sequence ATGCCCCGGATGACCGCATACCGCACCGCTTTGGCGGCCACCGCCGCCGCCCCGCTGCTGCTCACCGTCTGGGCCGCGGGTCCGGCACAGGCGCACGGAGCGCCGACCGATCCGGTGAGCCGCGCCTACGCCTGCTCCCCCGAGGGCGGCGAGCGGGCGGGTACGGCGGCCTGCCGCGCCGCCGTCGCCGCGAACGGCAGTTCCTTCGCGGCCTGGGACAACCTGCGGATCGCGAACGTGAACGGCCGCGACCGGCAGACCGTTCCCGACGGCGAGCTGTGCAGTGGCGGCCTGCCGGCCTACAAGGGCCTCGACCTGACCCGCACCGACTGGCCGTCGACGCGCCTCACGCCGGGCGCGTCGATGACGATGACGTACGCCTCGACGATCCCGCACACCGGCACGTTCAAGATGTTCCTGACCAAGCCGGGCTACGACCCGTCGAAGCCGCTCACCTGGTCCGACCTGCCGTCGCAGCCCTTCGCCGAGGTCAAGGACCCGGCGTTGACGGGCGGCGCGTACCGTCTGCCGGCGAAGCTGCCCGCCGACCGGACCGGTCGCCATGTGCTGTACACGATCTGGCAGAACAGCAGTACGCCGGACACCTACTACTCGTGTTCCGACGTGGTGTTCCCGGCGGCCGCGAAAGACAACGCGGAAGAGAAGAAGACGAAGGAGCCGGGTACGCCGTCGCCCTCGCCGTCCGTCGGCGCGGGCGCGAAGACCTCCGCGAGCACCTCACCGAGCGCCCGGCCCCGGACGGCGACACCTGCGCCGACGCCGTCGCAGGCGAGCCCCGACACCACTCCGGTGGCCTCCACACCCACCGCGGACTCCGGCCCTTCGGCCCCGCTCGTGGCGGGCGGCGCCGCCGCGGTGCTGGTGATCACCGGGGGCGCCGCCCTGGCGCTGCGTCTGCGTCGACGCTGA
- a CDS encoding damage-control phosphatase ARMT1 family protein, with protein MPDNPPVILADEPGSFPHSVLAERHPAIIRQVREAFPYGPEQHRALDALLENCTKGVIEPLPATAPDRADWAAWGVDEYTGRSWFDVPWLWSESWFYRQLLEAVGYFGSGPWQGIDPFRPSKLAELDAPETDEELAALDALDDRPADDQAAALLHGSLWGNRADLGFRLSDADAESRDAVPGLVADDSAALWPLLDGADTLCLVADNAGRELVPDLLLIAHLLAQGRVHRVILHVKPYPYYVSDATTADVVDAVRRLTRAPGAAAGHGRELWSAMADGSLTVRAHPFSCAPLPYQAMPDDLRAEFAAAAVTVVKGDLNYRRLVGDRMWSPTTPFADVTDYFPGPVAALRTLKSDVITGLAPATEAALVAAEGQRWRTGGTHALIQVRP; from the coding sequence ATGCCCGACAACCCGCCCGTGATCCTCGCCGACGAACCCGGCTCGTTCCCGCACAGCGTGCTCGCCGAGCGGCATCCCGCGATCATCCGGCAGGTTCGGGAGGCCTTCCCCTACGGCCCCGAGCAGCACCGCGCCCTCGACGCGCTGCTGGAGAACTGCACCAAGGGCGTCATCGAACCGCTCCCCGCCACCGCGCCGGACCGCGCCGACTGGGCGGCCTGGGGAGTGGACGAGTACACCGGCCGCTCCTGGTTCGATGTGCCGTGGCTCTGGTCGGAGAGCTGGTTCTACCGCCAACTCCTGGAAGCCGTCGGCTACTTCGGCTCCGGACCCTGGCAGGGCATCGACCCCTTCCGCCCCTCCAAGCTCGCCGAACTCGACGCCCCGGAGACCGACGAGGAACTGGCCGCGCTCGACGCCCTCGACGACCGGCCCGCCGACGACCAGGCCGCGGCCCTGCTGCACGGCTCCCTGTGGGGCAACCGCGCGGACCTCGGCTTCCGCCTGTCCGACGCCGACGCCGAGAGCCGGGACGCCGTCCCGGGGCTGGTCGCCGACGACAGCGCCGCCCTCTGGCCGCTTCTCGACGGCGCGGACACCCTCTGTCTCGTCGCCGACAACGCGGGCCGCGAACTCGTCCCGGACCTGCTCCTGATCGCCCACCTCCTCGCCCAGGGACGCGTCCACCGGGTCATCCTGCACGTCAAGCCGTATCCGTACTACGTCTCCGACGCCACGACCGCCGATGTGGTCGACGCCGTGCGCCGACTGACCCGGGCGCCGGGCGCGGCGGCCGGTCACGGGCGCGAGCTGTGGTCGGCGATGGCCGACGGCAGCCTCACTGTGCGCGCCCACCCCTTCTCCTGTGCCCCGCTGCCGTACCAGGCGATGCCGGACGACCTCCGTGCCGAGTTCGCCGCGGCCGCGGTGACCGTCGTCAAGGGCGACCTCAACTACCGGCGCCTGGTGGGCGATCGGATGTGGTCTCCCACGACCCCCTTCGCCGACGTGACGGACTACTTCCCGGGCCCGGTGGCCGCGCTGCGCACCCTGAAGTCCGACGTGATCACCGGCCTCGCCCCGGCGACGGAGGCCGCGCTGGTCGCGGCGGAGGGGCAGCGCTGGCGGACCGGGGGCACCCACGCGCTGATCCAGGTACGTCCCTAG